A genomic region of Herbaspirillum sp. DW155 contains the following coding sequences:
- a CDS encoding GDP-L-fucose synthase, translating to MNRPTIVKLPADMPPRDVPVFVAGHTGLIGSAIQRALQAAGYHNLINRTHAQLDLRDKGQVDAFFERERPAYVMLAAGKVGGILENQSFPADFIDANLAISLNVLGAAHRVGVKRLVMFGSSCMYPRETSQPMPESALLTGHPEPTSLPYAIAKLAGVQLCLAYNRQYGQQRFIPLIPNSAYGPNDNFDPKSGHVLSALLSRFHHAKTEGAPTVALWGSGTPRREFIHADDIATASLLMMREELPELSLPMNVGSGSDISILELAETIAAVVGYEGRIEFDRSKPDGALRKLLDSRLMHQQGWHAQVSLEQGLHDTYSWYLQNKASQAS from the coding sequence ATGAACCGGCCCACCATAGTGAAGCTCCCGGCTGACATGCCACCGCGCGATGTGCCCGTCTTCGTGGCTGGTCATACCGGGCTGATCGGCTCGGCTATCCAGCGCGCCCTGCAAGCAGCCGGCTACCATAACCTGATCAACCGCACGCACGCCCAACTGGACCTGCGCGACAAAGGACAGGTAGATGCCTTCTTCGAGCGCGAACGGCCTGCGTATGTCATGCTCGCTGCCGGCAAGGTCGGCGGCATCCTGGAAAACCAGAGCTTCCCCGCCGACTTCATTGATGCCAACCTGGCGATCTCGCTCAATGTCCTGGGCGCCGCGCATCGCGTCGGCGTGAAGCGGCTGGTGATGTTCGGTTCGTCTTGCATGTATCCGCGTGAAACCAGTCAGCCCATGCCTGAGTCGGCCCTGTTGACCGGTCACCCGGAACCGACCAGCCTGCCCTATGCCATCGCCAAACTGGCCGGCGTACAACTGTGTCTGGCCTACAACCGCCAGTATGGCCAGCAGCGTTTCATCCCGCTCATTCCCAACAGCGCCTACGGCCCCAACGACAACTTTGATCCCAAGTCCGGTCATGTCCTCTCGGCGCTGTTGTCACGCTTCCACCATGCCAAGACTGAGGGGGCTCCAACGGTCGCGCTATGGGGAAGCGGCACGCCGCGTCGCGAATTCATCCACGCCGATGACATCGCCACCGCATCGCTGCTGATGATGAGGGAAGAGTTACCCGAACTGTCCCTGCCTATGAACGTAGGCTCGGGCAGCGATATTTCCATACTAGAGCTGGCCGAGACAATCGCCGCCGTGGTCGGCTATGAAGGTCGCATCGAATTTGACCGTAGCAAACCGGACGGTGCCCTGCGCAAGCTGCTCGACAGCAGACTCATGCACCAGCAGGGCTGGCATGCGCAGGTAAGCTTGGAGCAAGGACTGCATGATACCTACTCCTGGTACCTGCAAAATAAGGCCAGCCAGGCTTCCTAG
- a CDS encoding thiamine pyrophosphate-dependent enzyme produces MTKDELIAFEEEIAATFNAGKIRAPVHLYYGNEEEIIKVFKNIRPQDWIFCSWRSHYQCLLKGVPPQQVRDEILAGRSISLCFPEHRIYSSAIVGGVLPIAVGTAMSIQRSGEDARVYCFMGEMTSETGIAHESIKYSRNHNLPIHFVVEDNEKSVCTDTREAWAQPTLSYQDVNDDYITYYRYQTKYPHAGAGVRVQF; encoded by the coding sequence ATGACGAAAGACGAGCTCATTGCCTTCGAAGAGGAAATTGCGGCGACATTCAACGCCGGCAAGATCCGCGCGCCAGTCCATCTGTACTACGGCAACGAAGAAGAGATCATCAAGGTATTCAAGAATATCCGGCCACAGGATTGGATATTCTGCTCCTGGCGTTCACATTACCAGTGCCTGCTCAAGGGAGTACCGCCACAGCAGGTGCGCGACGAGATCCTGGCAGGCCGTTCGATTTCGCTATGTTTCCCCGAACACCGGATCTATTCCTCGGCGATTGTCGGCGGCGTACTGCCCATCGCGGTGGGCACGGCCATGTCAATTCAGCGTAGCGGTGAAGATGCACGCGTCTACTGCTTCATGGGCGAGATGACCTCTGAAACCGGCATCGCCCACGAATCTATCAAGTACAGCCGCAACCACAACTTGCCCATCCACTTCGTGGTGGAAGACAACGAGAAATCGGTCTGCACCGACACCCGCGAAGCATGGGCACAGCCCACGTTGAGCTACCAGGATGTCAACGATGATTACATCACCTACTACCGTTATCAAACCAAATATCCGCATGCCGGCGCCGGCGTGCGTGTACAGTTTTAA
- a CDS encoding DegT/DnrJ/EryC1/StrS aminotransferase family protein, whose amino-acid sequence MMKYPLMRNNILREDLDAVIEHLRQDDPILTNGPNVRAFEKEWSEWLGVKYSVFVNSGASANLLSMAVLKLRHPEGGEVIVPPLTWVSDIATVIQCGFTPVFADIDPHSLAMAPDQILAKISERTRAVFLTHVQGFDGLTDELLSELESRNIPLIEDVCESHGATHNGRRLGSFGWMSNFSFYYAHHMSTIEGGMVCTNDPEVYQQVRMLRSHGMVREATDDDLKLRYRQQYPQLNPDFIFAYPAHNVRNTEIGAILGRKQLKRLDANCARRTVNMMRFLKQIDSQRYRVDFKTEGSSNYAFNLILRDADEQFVERLMQTMRSNGIEFRRGSAGGGNQVRQPYLKGIVPADHYQQFPQTEHVHFYGFYIGNFPDLADAEVDDICRILNAV is encoded by the coding sequence ATGATGAAATACCCCCTGATGAGAAACAACATCCTGCGCGAAGACCTTGATGCGGTCATCGAACATTTGCGCCAGGACGACCCTATCCTCACCAACGGCCCCAACGTACGCGCCTTCGAGAAAGAATGGTCGGAGTGGCTCGGGGTGAAATACAGCGTATTCGTCAATTCGGGGGCATCGGCCAACCTGCTGAGCATGGCGGTGCTCAAGCTGCGCCATCCGGAAGGCGGCGAGGTGATCGTGCCGCCACTGACCTGGGTGTCTGACATTGCTACCGTGATCCAGTGCGGCTTCACGCCGGTCTTCGCAGATATCGACCCACACTCGCTGGCAATGGCGCCGGATCAAATCCTGGCGAAGATCAGCGAGCGCACCCGTGCGGTCTTCTTGACTCACGTGCAGGGCTTCGACGGCCTAACAGATGAGTTATTGAGCGAACTGGAAAGCCGCAATATCCCTCTCATCGAAGATGTCTGCGAGTCTCACGGTGCAACCCACAATGGCCGGCGACTGGGCAGCTTCGGCTGGATGTCCAACTTCTCGTTCTATTATGCCCACCATATGAGTACGATCGAGGGTGGCATGGTCTGCACCAACGACCCCGAGGTCTATCAGCAGGTACGCATGTTGCGCTCACACGGCATGGTGCGCGAAGCCACCGACGACGATCTGAAGCTACGGTATCGTCAGCAGTATCCGCAGCTCAACCCGGATTTCATCTTCGCCTACCCTGCCCACAATGTGCGCAACACCGAAATCGGTGCCATCTTGGGCCGTAAGCAACTCAAACGTCTCGACGCGAATTGCGCGCGCCGCACCGTCAACATGATGCGCTTCCTGAAACAGATCGACAGCCAGCGCTACCGTGTCGACTTCAAGACCGAAGGCTCCAGCAACTACGCATTCAACCTGATCCTGCGTGATGCCGATGAACAATTCGTCGAACGTCTGATGCAGACCATGCGCAGCAATGGCATCGAGTTCCGCCGCGGCAGCGCTGGCGGTGGCAATCAGGTGCGGCAGCCCTACCTTAAGGGCATCGTCCCAGCCGATCATTACCAGCAGTTCCCGCAGACCGAGCACGTCCACTTCTACGGCTTCTATATCGGTAACTTCCCCGATCTCGCCGATGCCGAGGTGGACGACATCTGTCGCATTCTCAACGCGGTCTGA
- a CDS encoding nucleotidyltransferase family protein, which produces MAIQSAVILAGGLGTRLRSAVPDLPKPMAPIKGRPFLEYQLDYWIAQGIRHFVLAVGYRHEAISGYFGSNYRGTRLDYVIEQSPLGTGGGILLALQKLPAQQRFLLLNGDTYFAVQLRVLEQFATDRDSDWCFSLFRTRQTSRYLGMGVSEEGSITELKSSQDGDECLANGGVYCIHPRAVASLGVQAGDSVSLENDLFPRAFAAGQRMVGLAFEGSFIDIGIPDDYHRAASVMQVKEQT; this is translated from the coding sequence ATGGCAATCCAGTCTGCCGTGATCCTTGCTGGAGGCCTGGGCACACGCTTGCGTAGTGCAGTGCCGGATCTGCCCAAGCCGATGGCACCCATCAAAGGGCGCCCTTTCCTCGAATACCAGCTCGACTACTGGATCGCCCAGGGCATCAGACATTTCGTGCTGGCCGTGGGTTATCGCCATGAAGCCATCAGCGGCTACTTCGGTAGCAACTACCGCGGCACGAGGCTGGATTACGTCATTGAGCAAAGCCCGCTCGGAACCGGAGGCGGCATACTGCTTGCGCTGCAGAAACTGCCAGCGCAGCAACGCTTCCTTCTGCTCAACGGCGATACCTATTTCGCCGTGCAGCTGCGCGTACTGGAGCAATTCGCGACCGATCGAGACAGTGACTGGTGCTTCTCGCTCTTCCGTACCCGCCAGACCAGCCGCTACCTCGGCATGGGCGTGAGCGAGGAAGGTTCCATTACCGAGCTCAAGTCGAGCCAGGATGGCGATGAATGCCTGGCAAATGGCGGCGTCTATTGCATCCATCCACGCGCCGTCGCCAGTCTTGGTGTACAAGCCGGGGATAGTGTCTCGCTGGAGAACGACCTGTTCCCGCGCGCGTTCGCAGCAGGACAGCGCATGGTCGGACTAGCCTTTGAAGGCAGCTTCATCGATATCGGCATCCCCGACGACTATCACCGTGCCGCCAGCGTCATGCAGGTCAAGGAGCAGACATGA
- a CDS encoding NAD-dependent epimerase/dehydratase: MSYNILVTGGAGYLGSILVPALLADGHKVTVLDNLMYGQTSLSHVCYHDNFKVVRGDIRLEKTMLPLMQQADIIIPLAAYVGAPLCNKDPIGATSVNHDAILMMLKHLSPQQRLLMPTTNSAYGSGDENNFCTEESPLRPISQYAIEKVEIEKAIMEHPNAISFRLATVFGMSPRMRIDLLVNDFTYRAVYDRFVMLFEPHFKRNYVHVRDVTRAFQHGIANFETMKGQIYNVGLSDANVSKMELCQVISRHVPEFIFAEAAIGKDPDQRNYIVSNAKIEATGFKTEFSLDRGIAELVKGYTMVKNTKYGNV; this comes from the coding sequence ATGTCTTACAACATCCTCGTCACCGGCGGCGCCGGCTATCTCGGTTCCATCCTGGTGCCTGCACTTCTGGCTGATGGCCACAAGGTGACCGTGCTGGATAACTTGATGTACGGACAGACCAGCCTGTCGCATGTCTGCTACCACGACAACTTCAAGGTCGTGCGTGGTGATATCCGCCTGGAAAAGACCATGCTGCCGCTGATGCAGCAGGCCGACATCATCATCCCGCTGGCGGCCTACGTGGGGGCGCCCCTGTGCAACAAGGATCCGATCGGTGCCACCTCGGTCAACCATGACGCCATCCTGATGATGCTCAAGCACCTGAGCCCGCAACAGCGTCTGCTGATGCCCACCACCAACAGCGCCTATGGTTCGGGCGATGAAAATAATTTTTGTACCGAGGAATCGCCGCTGCGTCCGATCTCGCAATACGCCATCGAAAAGGTTGAGATCGAGAAGGCCATCATGGAACACCCCAACGCCATCAGCTTCCGCCTGGCCACGGTGTTTGGCATGTCGCCCCGCATGCGGATCGATCTGCTAGTCAATGACTTCACCTACCGCGCCGTATACGACCGGTTCGTGATGCTGTTCGAACCGCACTTCAAGCGTAACTATGTGCACGTGCGCGACGTCACCCGCGCCTTCCAGCACGGCATTGCCAACTTCGAGACCATGAAGGGCCAGATCTACAACGTCGGACTGTCCGATGCCAATGTCTCCAAGATGGAATTGTGCCAAGTGATCTCCCGTCACGTACCCGAATTCATCTTTGCTGAAGCAGCCATTGGCAAGGATCCGGATCAGCGCAACTACATCGTGTCCAACGCCAAGATCGAAGCGACCGGCTTCAAAACGGAGTTTTCGCTTGATCGCGGTATCGCCGAACTGGTCAAGGGTTACACGATGGTCAAGAACACCAAATATGGCAATGTCTGA
- the gmhB gene encoding D-glycero-beta-D-manno-heptose 1,7-bisphosphate 7-phosphatase — MFIDRDGTLNVEKNYLHLYQDWEWIPDSVEMLRQLREGGFLNIVVTNQAGVARGYYDEAAIARLHARVDEDLRAVGSGIDAYYHCPHHPQHGVIRNCDCRKPAPGMLLRAQREWNIDLAQSWMVGDKLSDIEAGLAAGVRCVLVQTGYGREEQEHCPAGVFQAEDFARAAALILQQTRGARTALL; from the coding sequence GTGTTCATCGATCGCGATGGCACGCTCAATGTTGAGAAGAACTATCTACATCTGTATCAGGATTGGGAGTGGATCCCCGATTCGGTAGAGATGCTGAGGCAGCTTCGCGAGGGCGGTTTTCTCAACATAGTGGTGACCAACCAGGCGGGTGTGGCGCGCGGCTACTATGACGAGGCAGCCATCGCGCGCCTGCATGCCCGGGTAGACGAGGATTTACGTGCTGTCGGCAGCGGCATTGACGCTTACTATCATTGCCCGCACCATCCGCAGCACGGCGTCATCCGCAACTGTGATTGCCGCAAGCCCGCGCCAGGCATGCTGCTGCGCGCTCAGCGTGAGTGGAACATTGATCTGGCGCAGTCATGGATGGTCGGCGACAAGCTCAGCGATATCGAAGCCGGGCTGGCCGCCGGCGTGCGCTGCGTGCTCGTACAAACCGGCTATGGACGCGAAGAACAGGAACACTGTCCGGCCGGCGTATTCCAGGCAGAAGACTTTGCCCGGGCAGCTGCCCTGATCCTGCAGCAAACCCGCGGTGCTCGCACCGCTCTTCTCTGA
- a CDS encoding glycosyltransferase, with protein MTSPAPRILFIFLEFPDWRMARSLAYTTQMGMEQTLRQSGADVLSVPSIYGMDNNSRGNWPSRLRQMIGQRSYDQVWIELVHADYDEDFLTWVASLAPVRLGFVMESLQYEPYVYELEPNLRERRQRVVKRMAHMTHVLLVDEQDAGELNQSGQIQAMWWPQTVPRASIQVAPTTTNSYAVFYGALYGKRQDWMKHPKLNGLLVQPGPSMEYQTDYPALFDRLQSLTTHALGMGLQATPQMLERYLGLLRTLRHDIFSLWLRSLQKGVAVANLPSFFQGFPSRVYEGMAAGKPVISCSIPGRPRTNALFQDEQDILLYDPESPEHLAHQIDRLNKDRVLAQRLATNARQKILTLHTTELRVAQILRWLRDGVEVDFSRSEPI; from the coding sequence GTGACTTCTCCCGCTCCCCGCATCCTCTTCATCTTTCTGGAGTTTCCGGACTGGCGCATGGCACGCAGCCTGGCGTACACCACCCAGATGGGGATGGAACAGACACTACGCCAAAGCGGCGCCGACGTCCTGAGCGTTCCCAGCATCTACGGCATGGATAACAATTCGCGTGGCAACTGGCCCTCGCGTCTGCGCCAGATGATCGGCCAACGCAGCTACGACCAGGTCTGGATCGAGCTGGTACATGCCGACTATGACGAGGACTTCCTGACCTGGGTCGCCAGCTTGGCGCCTGTACGTCTGGGATTCGTGATGGAATCGCTGCAGTACGAGCCTTACGTTTATGAGCTGGAGCCCAATCTCAGGGAGCGTCGGCAACGGGTGGTGAAGCGAATGGCGCACATGACCCACGTGTTACTGGTCGACGAGCAGGATGCTGGAGAGCTCAACCAAAGTGGGCAGATTCAGGCCATGTGGTGGCCGCAGACGGTACCGCGTGCCAGCATTCAGGTCGCACCGACGACGACCAATTCCTACGCAGTCTTCTACGGCGCACTGTATGGCAAGCGCCAGGACTGGATGAAGCATCCCAAACTGAATGGTTTGCTGGTACAACCGGGGCCATCGATGGAATATCAGACCGACTACCCAGCCCTGTTCGACCGCCTGCAGAGCCTGACCACCCACGCTCTGGGAATGGGGCTGCAGGCCACGCCTCAGATGCTTGAGCGTTATCTCGGATTGCTACGTACCCTGCGCCACGACATCTTCAGCCTGTGGCTGCGCAGTCTGCAGAAAGGCGTGGCGGTGGCGAACCTGCCTTCGTTCTTCCAGGGCTTCCCGAGCCGAGTCTATGAAGGCATGGCGGCGGGCAAGCCGGTCATCTCCTGCAGCATACCGGGTCGACCGCGCACCAATGCACTGTTCCAGGACGAACAGGACATCCTGCTCTACGATCCGGAATCACCCGAACATCTGGCCCATCAGATCGACCGCCTGAACAAGGATCGGGTACTGGCCCAACGCCTGGCCACCAATGCCCGTCAGAAGATACTCACGTTGCATACCACCGAGCTACGCGTCGCGCAGATTCTGCGCTGGCTGAGAGACGGAGTAGAAGTCGATTTCAGTCGTTCGGAGCCAATATGA
- a CDS encoding methyltransferase domain-containing protein, which translates to MTAASFFIKPGYQSRTQPEYYADIHDDGTVWQPEVYPLAATLARQHGCRYIIDIGCGRARKLSMMYPEFQIIGLDFGSNLEYCRANYPFGNWVEVDLENSDGVQFPPDVLQNAVVISSDVIEHLVNPTPLMALIRSYLLHAKVAVISTPERDLERGYQDMGPPGNPTHIREWNLAELEAMLSNAGLRPAYCGLTISNNREMQRKTSLAVVPGVSLNSLAVRDLGVFCERWLAASPEMREADNGNYLRDLAQLERMVEQTQVATQPLLAPMTPLEIGMGHIEAARYEEAFKVLTEALKTDGQNPAVVFQLGRLAAICNMNDDAKELFYQAALRAPEVVKDIVDFFQERLTRARAGLE; encoded by the coding sequence GTGACTGCCGCAAGTTTCTTCATCAAGCCGGGCTATCAGTCCCGCACGCAACCGGAATACTATGCCGACATCCACGATGACGGTACAGTCTGGCAACCCGAGGTTTATCCGCTAGCCGCCACTCTGGCACGCCAGCATGGTTGCCGCTACATCATCGATATCGGCTGCGGACGTGCACGCAAGCTATCCATGATGTATCCCGAATTCCAGATCATCGGCTTGGACTTCGGAAGCAACCTGGAGTATTGCCGTGCCAACTACCCGTTCGGCAACTGGGTCGAGGTAGATCTGGAAAACAGCGACGGCGTGCAGTTTCCGCCTGATGTGCTGCAAAACGCTGTGGTGATCAGCTCCGACGTGATTGAGCATCTGGTCAATCCGACCCCTCTCATGGCACTGATCCGCTCCTATCTGTTACATGCCAAGGTGGCTGTGATCTCTACACCCGAACGCGATCTGGAGCGCGGTTATCAGGATATGGGGCCACCGGGTAACCCCACACACATCCGCGAATGGAATCTGGCCGAACTGGAAGCGATGCTCAGCAACGCAGGCTTGCGTCCCGCTTACTGTGGACTGACCATCAGCAACAATCGTGAGATGCAGCGCAAGACTTCGCTGGCAGTGGTGCCTGGTGTGAGTCTGAATTCCTTGGCAGTGCGCGATCTGGGCGTATTCTGCGAACGCTGGCTGGCCGCCTCACCGGAAATGCGCGAAGCCGACAACGGCAATTATCTGCGGGACTTGGCTCAGCTCGAGCGTATGGTCGAGCAAACTCAGGTCGCGACCCAGCCGCTGCTGGCACCGATGACTCCGCTGGAGATTGGTATGGGTCACATCGAGGCAGCTCGCTACGAGGAAGCCTTCAAGGTGCTGACAGAAGCCCTGAAGACTGATGGACAGAATCCTGCCGTCGTGTTTCAGTTGGGTCGCCTGGCGGCCATCTGCAACATGAACGATGATGCCAAGGAACTCTTCTACCAAGCGGCATTACGTGCACCAGAGGTGGTAAAGGACATTGTCGACTTCTTCCAGGAACGCCTGACAAGAGCGCGTGCCGGTCTGGAATGA